The Anopheles coluzzii chromosome 2, AcolN3, whole genome shotgun sequence genome window below encodes:
- the LOC120952007 gene encoding scavenger receptor class B member 1: MTTTPAFAIVSKKKRVVKLCCLGVLFLTLAYAVIVIDPTEVIVEDKLSMYEGSYLNRLWKKPPLEVFISIYVFNVTNPVAFMRGEERLRVQEIGPYVYQEFLEHRNSTFNQNGTLSFVPVRRQVFVPERSVGDPKQDRIMIPNIALLGVSSAAYRMSTFAAFAVAAALKPLGMSPILNITTHDLLWGYDDPLVRIASTLLPDIIHFQKLGVLDRMFDDGFDTVTINLPQSVHNQRHDAEIDILPEDISDDLIVGLEEEYYHDLISRSTTEELIRDYSIDVWNGSPGLAHWGYVAKDHWDANRRNTPCNTLQGSYDGSVFPRNISKTEVFKVYRKAFCRTLPIAFEREGEVDGIKAYWFSIKENAFESSMDDPYTSCYCKNNRCLPKGLGDLSPCWYNIPVAVSLPHFYKGDPSLSQAIDGLSPNKEKHDAVIIMQPQLGIPMKANIRVQISLLTNVSFNSELRPFHNTVIPLIWAEMSLEKLTPELILLLNLLFGIAPYLQTGFVCVLALLGASLIATAALVLLCSSDATTFEYDPRKSIRYSTVNIIPYPLRKELEKYGETEVIRREPLLIENVA; this comes from the exons ATGACAACAACGCCAGCATTCGCGATCgtctcgaaaaaaaaac GTGTTGTTAAGCTATGTTGCCTTGGAGTGTTGTTCTTGACACTAGCGTATGCAGTCATTGTGATAGATCCCACCGAAGTAATTGTCGAAGAc AAACTGTCCATGTATGAAGGATCCTATTTAAACCGCTTATGGAAGAAGCCACCGTTAGAGGTTTTCATCAGTATTTACGTGTTCAATGTTACCAACCCGGTGGCCTTCATGCGGGGCGAGGAGCGCTTACGTGTACAGGAAATAGGGCCGTACGTATACCAGGAATTTTTGGAACACCGCAACTCTACCTTCAACCAGAATGGTACGCTTAGCTTTGTACCCGTGCGAAGACAGGTGTTTGTACCGGAACGATCGGTGGGTGATCCGAAGCAAGATCGTATTATGATACCGAACATAGCGTTGTTAGGTGTGTCAAGCGCTGCCTATCGCATGTCTACGTTTGCCGCATTTGCAGTAGCCGCTGCTCTCAAGCCTCTCGGCATGTCGCCTATTCTAAACATTACCACTCATGATCTCCTCTGGGGCTACGATGATCCTCTGGTAAGGATTGCGTCAACCTTGCTGCCAGATataattcattttcaaaaattaggCGTATTAGATCGG ATGTTTGACGATGGATTCGATACGGTCACCATAAATTTACCCCAATCGGTACATAACCAACGACACGATGCGGAAATCGACATATTACCTGAAGATATCTCGGATGATCTGATCGTAGGcttagaagaagaatattatCATGATTTAATATCGCGTTCAACAACCGAAGAACTGATCCGTGACTATTCAATTGACGTTTGGAATGGATCTCCTGGTCTAGCTCATTGGGGTTATGTCGCAAAGGATCATTGGGATGCGAATAGACG aaacaCACCATGTAATACCTTACAAGGTTCATATGATGGCTCAGTTTTTCCTCGAAACATTTCTAAAACAGAAGTATTTAAGGTGTATCGTAAAGCTTTCTGTCGCACCTTACCGATAGCATTCGAACGCGAAGGCGAAGTGGATGGCATCAAGGCATACTGGTTCTCAATTAAGGAAAATGCATTCGAAAGCTCTATGGATGATCCGTACACATCGTGCTACTGTAAAAACAATCGATGTTTACCAAAAGGACTAGGGGATTTGAGTCCCTGCTGGTACA ACATACCCGTAGCGGTCTCCTTACCGCATTTCTACAAAGGGGATCCATCTCTTTCGCAAGCGATTGATGGGTTAAGCCCAAACAAGGAAAAACATGACGCTGTTATCATTATGCAACCG CAACTCGGTATTCCTATGAAAGCAAACATTCGTGTACAGATCAGCCTATTAACAAACGTAAGCTTCAATTCAGAGCTAAGACCATTCCACAATACTGTGATTCCGTTGATATGGGCTGAAATG TCTTTAGAAAAGCTCACGCCAGAGTTAATACTTCTGCTCAACTTACTATTCGGTATTGCACCTTATTTGCAAACAGGATTCGTTTGCGTACTAGCATTGCTGGGAGCTTCTTTAATTGCAACTGCGGCGTTAGTATTGCTGTGCTCATCTGATGCGACTACATTCGAATATGATCCAAGGAAGTCTATCAGATACTCTACTGTAAATATAATCCCATATCCGTTGAGAAAAGAATTAGAGAAATATGGAGAAACTGAAGTTATACGTCGCGAGCCGCTACTTATTGAAAATGTCGCATGA